The Vanessa atalanta chromosome 24, ilVanAtal1.2, whole genome shotgun sequence genome has a segment encoding these proteins:
- the LOC125073560 gene encoding prolow-density lipoprotein receptor-related protein 1-like, which yields MELHKHDHEPPPVDRPDSAEIVSLAVAPVGGAWWAWWADGAGRVRRVRLRSASPARAKLAAHAAHAALPALPDALPDLADADTVVNDGGVVRGVAVDPVSERLYWTSVRAAPPATRDALGVLRAREHGTVGALHVAALDGRRRVTLWQRPGAEPDDVAISVQTGEIFWSERGAWGGVLGARLDGGGVRWVLRARARRPSALALLAPAARLYVLDAYYSALDSVALDGSDRATHVLFRSDAASPVPPHVAKDKEGVEWQRVSSRTCLRMAVWEESVWCATTRGLLALPRRVPTNSSAHAHAHAHAPPRHRAPVSALAILHPALFYMLPAAEDPCRAAACAPSALCVRSAAGRACLCPDGLSPDGPDGLGPTDGRRECVISSESTNASVDATACSLGCGPGTCVRVGSTEACACPGEYAGARCQHYRCAVHCNRRGRCHLADESGNHTHVGDDDLPALMCSCYAGRGGARCEADACARGLAGVNCTECADGPEGAACRDREKALCENYCLNDGACAAAGGRARCACGAGWRGPRCGEPDGKFKGIGPSDRESNRPSIRCEPMRADASRSAVVSRARAERRRDLDLMPRTARTGSGGAVIH from the exons ATGGAGTTGCACAAACACGACCACGAGCCGCCGCCCGTCGACCGGCCCGATAG CGCGGAGATAGTGTCGCTGGCGGTGGCGCCGGTGGGCGGCGCGTGGTGGGCGTGGTGGGCCGACGGCGCGGGCCGCGTGCGCCGCGTGCGCCTGCGCAGCGCGTCGCCCGCGCGCGCCAAGCTGGCCGCGCACGCCGCGCACGCCGCGCTGCCCGCGCTGCCCGACGCGCTGCCCGACCTGGCCGACGCCGACACCGTC GTGAACGACGGCGGAGTGGTCCGCGGCGTCGCGGTGGACCCGGTGTCGGAGCGACTGTACTGGACCAGCgtgcgcgccgcgccgcccgccacgCGCGACGCGCTGGGCGTGCTGCGGGCGCGCGAGCACGGCACGGTGGGCGCGCTGCACGTGGCGGCGCTGGACGGCCGCCGCCGCGTCACGCTGTGGCAGCGGCCCGGCGCGGAGCCCGACGACGTCGCCATCTCCGTGCAGACGGG CGAGATCTTCTGGTCGGAGCGCGGCGCGTGGGGCGGCGTGCTGGGCGCGCGGCTGGACGGCGGCGGCGTGCGCTGGGTGCTGcgcgcgcgggcgcggcgccCGTCGGCGCTGGCGCTGCTGGCGCCCGCCGCGCGCCTGTACGTGCTGGACGCGTACTACTCGGCGCTCGACAGCGTCGCCCTCGACGGCTCGGACCGCGCCACGCACGTGCTGTTCCGCTCCGACGCCGCGTCGCCGGTGCCGCCGCACGTCGCTAAGGATAAAG aggGCGTAGAATGGCAACGCGTCAGCAGTCGCACGTGCTTGCGTATGGCGGTGTGGGAGGAGTCGGTGTGGTGCGCCACCACGCGCGGGCTGCTGGCGCTGCCGCGTCGCGTGCCCACGAACTCCTCGgcgcacgcgcacgcacacGCGCACGCGCCGCCGCGACACCGGGCGCCCGTGTCCGCGCTGGCCATACTGCACCCCGCGCTGTTCTACATGCTGCCCGCCG CGGAGGACCCGTGCCGGGCGGCGGCCTGCGCGCCGAGCGCGCTGTGCGTGCGCAGCGCCGCCGGCCGTGCCTGCCTGTGCCCCGACGGCCTCAGCCCCGACGGCCCCGACGGCCTCGGCCCCACCGAC GGGCGTCGCGAGTGCGTCATATCGAGCGAGAGCACAAACGCAAGCGTCGACGCGACTGCGTGCTCGCTGGGGTGCGGACCGGGCACGTGCGTGCGCGTGGGCTCGACGGAGGCGTGCGCGTGCCCCGGCGAGTACGCGGGCGCCCGCTGCCAGCACTACCGCTGCGCCGTGCACTGCAATCGTCGCGGCCGCTGCCACCTGGCGGACGAGAGCGGCAACCACACGCACGTCGGCGACGACGACTTGCCCGCGTTGATG TGCTCGTGCTACGCGGGGCGCGGCGGGGCGCGCTGCGAGGCGGACGCGTGCGCGCGCGGGCTGGCGG GCGTAAACTGCACCGAGTGCGCCGACGGGCCGGAGGGGGCCGCTTGCCGGGACAGGGAGAAGGCTCTGTGCGAGAACTACTGTCTGAACGAC GGCGCgtgcgcggcggcgggcgggcGCGCGCGCTGCGCGTGCGGCGCGGGCTGGCGCGGGCCGCGCTGCGGGGAGCCGGACG GAAAATTTAAAGGTATCGGACCTTcggaccgggaatcgaaccgtCCATCGATAAG ATGCGAGCCGATGCGAGCCGATGCGAGTCGATCAGCTGTAGTGTCCCGCGCGCGAGCCGAGCGGCGCCGTGACCTTGACCTTATGCCGCGAACCGCGCGTACTGGAAGCGGCGGCGCTGTTATACATTGA